Proteins found in one Aneurinibacillus uraniidurans genomic segment:
- a CDS encoding MBL fold metallo-hydrolase — MDKEMNYGSDYKFIPATSIRSGMGIEVLSDLFCHTIQIVNICLVGNTETDDFVLVDAGMPESANEIISVTEERFGANSRPKAIILTHGHFDHVGGIIELIKQWNVPVYAHQLEMPFLTGKKSYPSPDPTVEGGMVAKMSPLFPNEPIDLGNNVQTLPSDGTVPHMPGFKWIHTPGHAPGHISLFREKDRALIAGDAFVTVKQEYLYKVFTQEQEISGPPRYLTTDWRAAKESVIKLEALHPAVAVTGHGLPMSGELLTTSLKKLVNEFDQIAVPEYGKYVNKGVH; from the coding sequence ATGGATAAAGAAATGAACTATGGAAGTGACTATAAATTTATTCCAGCAACTTCAATTAGAAGCGGTATGGGGATTGAGGTATTGTCTGATCTATTTTGTCACACTATCCAAATCGTAAACATCTGTTTAGTAGGGAATACGGAAACAGATGATTTTGTTTTAGTTGATGCCGGAATGCCTGAGTCTGCTAATGAAATTATTTCTGTCACCGAAGAGCGATTTGGCGCAAATAGCCGACCGAAAGCGATCATTTTGACCCATGGCCATTTTGATCATGTCGGGGGGATAATCGAATTGATCAAACAGTGGAATGTTCCGGTCTATGCCCATCAATTGGAGATGCCTTTCCTGACTGGTAAGAAAAGCTATCCAAGTCCAGACCCTACAGTTGAAGGTGGTATGGTAGCGAAAATGTCACCTTTGTTTCCTAACGAACCGATTGATTTAGGGAATAACGTACAAACGTTACCTTCTGATGGAACCGTTCCTCATATGCCAGGTTTTAAATGGATTCATACGCCAGGTCATGCTCCAGGCCATATCTCGTTATTCCGGGAAAAAGACCGGGCGTTAATCGCTGGAGATGCTTTCGTTACGGTAAAGCAGGAATACTTGTATAAAGTGTTCACTCAGGAACAGGAGATAAGTGGGCCTCCTCGCTATCTGACAACAGATTGGAGAGCTGCCAAAGAGTCAGTCATTAAACTAGAGGCGTTGCATCCTGCGGTCGCTGTTACCGGCCACGGGTTGCCGATGTCCGGTGAATTGCTAACAACAAGCCTGAAAAAACTCGTTAACGAATTTGATCAGATTGCTGTACCTGAGTACGGAAAATATGTAAATAAAGGCGTTCATTGA
- a CDS encoding alpha/beta-type small acid-soluble spore protein, with protein MPQQQNQSRNTNNLVAPQARQALDQMKYEIATEFGVTLGPNATSRQNGSVGGEITKRLVQMAEQQLSGRIL; from the coding sequence ATGCCTCAACAACAAAATCAAAGCCGTAACACAAATAATCTGGTTGCACCACAAGCACGCCAGGCATTGGATCAAATGAAGTATGAAATCGCTACAGAGTTCGGTGTAACACTTGGACCAAATGCTACATCACGCCAGAATGGATCTGTAGGTGGAGAAATTACAAAACGTCTTGTTCAAATGGCTGAACAACAACTAAGTGGAAGAATACTGTAA
- a CDS encoding multicopper oxidase family protein, with protein MSLTKFVDALPIPSVLKPIGKRDGIPYYEVTMKQVTQKLHQDLPPTTVWGYNGLYPGPTFEVKRNEPIFVKWINDLPFEHLLPVDRTIDGAEPDQPSVRTVVHLHGGRVRPENDGFPEAWFTKHFENVGPKFQHKVYYYPNCQRPTTLWYHDHALGITRLNVYAGLAGFYLIRDKKEEDMNLPRGKFEIPLVIQDRTFYPNGELFYPSQPDDLPSGCTPTLPLPNPSIVPEFFGDTILVNGKVWPFLEVEPRKYRFRILNGSNARFYDIRLSSHQDFVQIGTDGGFLEHKVQTDHIILAPAERADVIIDFSGHEGQNIILTNEASAPFPAGPPLEPDSDLTKIMQFRVKSKSTNPDKSDIPNKLSCLERLDPAQADKTRTNTLNEACDEFGRLLLLLNNKGFHDQPITETPSNGTIEVWELVNKTPDTHPIHLHLVQFQIVNREKFTLVNGNVVLSGNPIPPDPNEQGWKDTVRANPDEVTRIIARFGPFTGIYPWHCHILEHEDHDMMRPYEVLQNHGFNPCTPIPGQCPDDSFDQCCHDNSLCSDPPGKCDHKHHDHKHHDHKHHKNCGDELDGDD; from the coding sequence ATGTCCCTCACTAAATTTGTGGATGCTTTACCGATTCCCTCTGTCTTAAAGCCCATTGGTAAACGGGATGGCATTCCCTATTACGAAGTCACAATGAAACAAGTGACACAAAAATTACATCAAGATCTCCCCCCAACAACCGTCTGGGGGTACAACGGGCTGTATCCAGGTCCCACTTTTGAAGTGAAGCGCAATGAACCAATTTTTGTGAAGTGGATCAATGATTTGCCCTTTGAGCATTTGCTTCCTGTTGATCGCACGATTGATGGTGCCGAACCAGATCAACCCTCAGTAAGGACTGTCGTCCACTTGCACGGTGGACGCGTGCGACCTGAAAATGATGGTTTCCCGGAAGCTTGGTTTACCAAACATTTTGAAAATGTAGGGCCAAAGTTTCAGCATAAAGTCTACTATTATCCAAACTGCCAACGTCCGACAACCCTTTGGTATCATGATCACGCGTTAGGAATTACACGCTTGAACGTTTACGCAGGTCTTGCCGGGTTCTACCTTATACGCGACAAGAAAGAAGAAGATATGAATCTACCACGTGGGAAATTTGAAATCCCGTTAGTCATCCAAGACCGTACTTTTTATCCTAATGGAGAACTTTTTTATCCGTCTCAACCTGATGACCTCCCATCAGGATGTACGCCAACGCTACCACTGCCAAATCCATCTATCGTTCCCGAGTTTTTTGGAGATACCATTCTTGTAAATGGAAAAGTTTGGCCTTTCCTTGAAGTCGAACCTCGAAAATATCGTTTTCGCATTTTAAACGGCTCCAATGCTCGTTTTTATGACATTCGATTGAGTTCCCACCAAGACTTTGTACAGATAGGGACTGACGGTGGCTTTCTGGAACATAAGGTCCAGACTGACCATATTATACTTGCGCCAGCTGAACGCGCTGACGTCATTATAGATTTCTCCGGTCATGAAGGACAGAATATCATATTGACTAACGAAGCATCGGCTCCATTCCCTGCCGGTCCACCGCTGGAACCAGACTCAGACTTAACAAAAATCATGCAGTTCCGGGTGAAGTCGAAGTCGACTAATCCAGATAAAAGCGACATCCCAAATAAACTTAGCTGCCTGGAACGTTTAGATCCCGCACAAGCGGACAAAACACGAACAAACACACTGAACGAAGCTTGTGATGAATTTGGTCGACTGCTCTTATTGCTAAATAACAAAGGTTTTCACGATCAGCCCATCACGGAAACTCCCTCCAATGGTACCATTGAAGTTTGGGAACTCGTGAATAAGACCCCTGATACCCACCCGATCCACTTACACTTAGTCCAGTTCCAAATCGTAAACCGTGAAAAATTCACTTTGGTAAATGGGAATGTTGTATTGTCCGGAAATCCAATTCCACCTGATCCGAACGAACAGGGTTGGAAGGATACTGTAAGAGCCAATCCAGATGAAGTTACCCGTATTATTGCCCGCTTTGGACCATTCACTGGTATCTACCCATGGCACTGCCATATACTCGAACACGAAGACCACGATATGATGCGTCCTTACGAAGTTCTTCAAAACCATGGTTTTAACCCATGTACACCTATCCCCGGCCAATGCCCTGATGATTCGTTTGATCAATGCTGTCATGATAACAGCTTATGCTCCGATCCCCCTGGAAAATGTGATCATAAGCACCATGATCATAAGCATCATGATCATAAGCACCATAAAAATTGTGGTGATGAATTAGACGGTGACGATTAA
- a CDS encoding glycine zipper 2TM domain-containing protein — protein sequence MAENNDRNQNEANMNGNDISEAVGTVGGGVAGAAVGSLFGPLGTVAGAIAGGALGNQAGEGVESTTDNAKNEQDAD from the coding sequence ATGGCTGAAAACAATGATCGTAATCAGAACGAGGCCAACATGAATGGCAACGACATTAGTGAGGCTGTAGGAACCGTGGGCGGTGGTGTTGCGGGCGCTGCTGTAGGTTCCCTTTTCGGACCACTCGGCACTGTTGCAGGTGCCATTGCTGGTGGTGCGTTGGGTAATCAGGCGGGTGAAGGTGTCGAGAGTACCACCGACAACGCGAAAAACGAGCAGGATGCTGACTGA
- the fbpA gene encoding Fur-regulated basic protein FbpA produces the protein MEEKADLSCKMDKLLELGIFKIRGRQLYECSEKEIGQALCAALSKRERQVN, from the coding sequence GTGGAAGAGAAAGCAGATCTTTCATGTAAAATGGATAAGTTGTTAGAGTTGGGGATTTTTAAAATTAGAGGACGCCAGCTCTATGAATGTTCGGAGAAAGAGATAGGGCAAGCGTTATGCGCAGCTTTATCTAAAAGGGAACGGCAAGTAAATTAA
- a CDS encoding small, acid-soluble spore protein, alpha/beta type, translated as MAPQARNALDQMEYEIAAELYTVKSLPNQREAYLLGLFNLLAVPF; from the coding sequence CTGGCTCCACAAGCACGAAATGCACTTGATCAAATGGAATATGAAATTGCTGCAGAGTTATATACAGTCAAAAGCCTCCCAAATCAGAGGGAGGCTTATTTATTGGGATTATTTAATTTACTTGCCGTTCCCTTTTAG
- a CDS encoding STAS/SEC14 domain-containing protein, with protein MIKVIESRNDAVVAIEVSERITKKDYGDVEQAFREAADRYGKIRILIMVGEYTGFSWDAILGKIEFNKEFYRYYDKIAVVSDRKWMKPIIELEDRFIKADMKYFDPEQQNEAWEWITQE; from the coding sequence ATGATAAAAGTGATAGAAAGTCGTAATGACGCTGTTGTGGCGATTGAAGTTAGTGAAAGAATAACAAAAAAGGACTATGGGGATGTTGAGCAAGCTTTCCGAGAAGCAGCCGATCGTTATGGAAAGATTCGAATACTGATTATGGTTGGGGAATACACCGGGTTTTCCTGGGATGCTATTTTAGGAAAGATAGAATTTAATAAAGAGTTTTATCGGTATTATGACAAAATTGCTGTGGTAAGTGACCGTAAGTGGATGAAGCCTATTATCGAACTAGAAGATCGCTTCATCAAAGCCGATATGAAGTACTTTGATCCGGAACAGCAGAATGAAGCTTGGGAATGGATCACACAGGAATAA
- a CDS encoding PH domain-containing protein, whose product MGFFDGFMGNASEVDVAEVQREFAHVLAQSEHIDKAYKLIRDMFIFTNKRLILVDKQGLTGKKIEYHSIPYRSITRFSIETAGSFDLDAELKIWISGSQIPIQKQFNKSLNIYELQSVLAEYVLR is encoded by the coding sequence ATGGGTTTTTTTGATGGATTTATGGGAAATGCTTCAGAAGTTGATGTTGCAGAGGTGCAGAGAGAGTTTGCACATGTTTTAGCGCAGAGTGAACACATTGATAAGGCATATAAATTAATCCGCGATATGTTTATTTTCACGAATAAGCGTTTGATTCTTGTTGATAAGCAAGGGTTAACAGGGAAAAAGATCGAGTATCATTCCATTCCGTATCGAAGTATCACTCGTTTTAGCATCGAGACAGCGGGTAGTTTTGATTTGGATGCCGAGTTGAAAATATGGATTTCAGGAAGTCAAATACCTATCCAAAAGCAATTCAATAAAAGTTTGAATATTTATGAGCTGCAAAGTGTATTAGCAGAGTATGTCCTGAGATAG
- a CDS encoding DUF2339 domain-containing protein, producing the protein MNQEQRITELEAQVAELTRRLEAVEAKECSMKHDFIYKKQREESVPIIPPPEKEPVDWETLLGRVWLPRVFIMVLLIGIVWAFKASIDRGYLTEPVRVAFGFALSGVLLFLGRRQMMQHRAALGQVLLGGAVCALVLSTFAMHMLYGFIPAAPAFGLNVMWIIGGVWLAVRYESQALAVLSSLVGVLIPFLVESEAPSVVFFTAYETVLYVTFLYVAMKKQYRILYYSSAILLQVALTVFWLVSDVESAHVLAFGSMVQHVCLLIFMLRSSRFPLSYYGMLLATFGLTVRWMGIGLSEVAVEGTLLAFTVGYAGLAYQQYGRNKEKTAAAASIASFALMAYIMEAWNAESESLLLILDGTLALYVAVMLQSKWQRITGMLIYLLGALTIVLESINELFSFGVLNWLVLLGTGAWLYRLYRREVPVFVGRVVQVAGLMYAGLLLLFVTEITDVLMRDFTYEIQRLAVSGVWALYAVAGLMYGAKKEQREMRRLGLVLLIVTLLKAVFLDVPSLSLLVRAVLFIGLGAVGLLMSRLFYSSAPEKKE; encoded by the coding sequence ATGAATCAAGAGCAGCGGATTACAGAACTTGAAGCTCAGGTCGCTGAGCTTACACGTAGGCTAGAAGCTGTGGAGGCTAAGGAATGCAGCATGAAGCATGATTTCATATATAAAAAGCAGCGGGAAGAGAGCGTACCGATTATACCTCCACCGGAAAAAGAGCCGGTAGACTGGGAGACGTTGCTTGGACGTGTCTGGCTGCCGCGTGTATTTATCATGGTGCTTTTGATTGGGATTGTCTGGGCGTTTAAAGCGTCGATTGATCGGGGCTATTTGACAGAACCGGTGCGTGTGGCGTTCGGGTTTGCGTTATCAGGAGTGCTTTTATTTCTAGGGCGGCGCCAGATGATGCAGCATCGTGCTGCTCTGGGGCAGGTGCTGCTTGGCGGTGCGGTGTGTGCGTTGGTACTTTCTACGTTTGCGATGCATATGTTATACGGGTTTATTCCGGCTGCGCCTGCTTTTGGATTGAATGTAATGTGGATTATAGGTGGTGTCTGGCTAGCGGTCCGTTATGAATCACAGGCGTTAGCTGTGCTTTCCTCACTGGTCGGGGTGCTTATTCCGTTCCTTGTGGAAAGCGAGGCGCCGAGTGTGGTGTTTTTTACCGCATATGAAACTGTGTTATATGTGACGTTTTTATATGTGGCGATGAAGAAGCAGTACAGGATACTGTATTATTCATCAGCGATCTTATTACAGGTTGCTCTTACAGTATTCTGGCTTGTATCAGATGTGGAGAGTGCACATGTGCTGGCATTTGGTAGTATGGTGCAGCATGTATGTTTGCTCATCTTTATGCTTCGTTCATCTCGCTTCCCTCTTTCGTATTACGGTATGCTGCTTGCGACATTTGGTCTGACAGTAAGGTGGATGGGGATCGGTCTGTCTGAAGTAGCAGTAGAAGGGACGTTACTTGCGTTTACTGTAGGGTATGCAGGTCTTGCGTATCAACAATATGGGCGAAATAAGGAAAAAACGGCTGCGGCTGCTTCTATCGCATCTTTCGCTTTGATGGCGTACATCATGGAAGCGTGGAACGCAGAGAGTGAATCACTTCTTCTCATACTGGACGGTACACTAGCGCTGTATGTGGCTGTTATGTTGCAGTCGAAATGGCAGCGGATAACAGGGATGCTTATTTATCTTTTAGGTGCATTGACGATTGTCTTGGAGTCGATCAACGAATTATTTTCGTTTGGGGTGCTGAACTGGCTCGTATTACTTGGCACAGGAGCCTGGCTGTATCGGTTATATCGGCGTGAGGTTCCTGTTTTTGTGGGGAGGGTTGTGCAAGTAGCAGGTCTTATGTACGCAGGTTTGCTGCTACTGTTTGTAACGGAAATAACAGACGTGTTGATGCGGGATTTTACGTATGAGATTCAGCGGCTTGCTGTATCTGGAGTCTGGGCGCTTTATGCGGTAGCAGGACTTATGTATGGGGCGAAGAAGGAACAGCGAGAGATGCGGCGTCTCGGACTTGTTCTTTTGATCGTAACGCTTCTGAAAGCAGTTTTTCTAGATGTTCCATCTCTGTCCCTACTGGTACGTGCGGTTCTGTTTATCGGGCTCGGGGCAGTAGGTCTACTGATGTCGCGGCTTTTTTATTCGTCAGCACCGGAGAAGAAAGAATAG
- a CDS encoding EcsC family protein: MRNVESTDYLLQELQKVETWEAEQKDLWFWERLGRLPFVLLDKLTPNFLRDKAGQVMDEVSSYIQSGGRYLLNKQDVLNRFPVPLSEVSSVAALSLQDMDAVAQDLAKSRTKFAMYQGAVTGIGGIFTLAIDIPALLGVSLKVLQEIAIAYGYDPNDKQERIFIIKCMQFVSADIVGKKAIIEELCTMQADDRQTFAQIQGWREVVLTQIDNFGWKKLFQMIPIAGVLFGAYINKSTIQEMAEAGTMLYRKRRIIEKMNALDIR, translated from the coding sequence ATGAGGAATGTGGAGTCAACCGATTACTTGTTACAAGAGCTGCAAAAAGTAGAAACGTGGGAAGCGGAGCAAAAAGATTTATGGTTTTGGGAGAGACTTGGTCGTCTTCCGTTTGTTTTGCTTGATAAGCTAACCCCGAATTTTTTGCGGGATAAAGCCGGGCAGGTCATGGATGAAGTCAGCAGTTATATTCAGTCGGGTGGTCGGTACTTACTGAATAAGCAGGATGTTTTAAACCGTTTTCCCGTTCCGTTAAGCGAGGTTTCATCTGTTGCCGCTTTGTCATTGCAAGATATGGATGCTGTAGCGCAGGATCTGGCAAAATCACGCACCAAATTTGCGATGTATCAGGGAGCGGTAACCGGAATAGGTGGTATTTTTACCCTGGCCATTGACATTCCTGCGCTGTTGGGAGTATCGCTTAAAGTGCTGCAGGAGATTGCGATTGCATACGGATATGATCCGAATGACAAGCAGGAGCGTATTTTTATTATTAAGTGCATGCAATTTGTGTCCGCTGATATCGTTGGGAAAAAGGCGATTATTGAGGAGCTGTGTACAATGCAGGCAGATGACCGTCAGACATTTGCTCAAATCCAGGGCTGGCGGGAAGTGGTGCTCACCCAGATCGATAATTTCGGATGGAAAAAATTGTTTCAAATGATCCCGATTGCAGGTGTTTTATTTGGAGCTTACATTAATAAAAGTACCATTCAGGAAATGGCCGAAGCGGGTACGATGCTGTATCGGAAGCGCCGAATTATCGAGAAAATGAACGCACTTGACATCAGGTAA
- a CDS encoding BsuPI-related putative proteinase inhibitor, which translates to MMKRKHTRTLLATLALAAVATGVVQAAPALTQIWVDTNPVTIQVGNGPNAEKHTGTFNNGEQKVPLSLLHNGTTYVPLRFVGNVLHKEVKWDANGRIITISDGGQGGIVAGQLESVLGYDGADSLVFSVKNQTEREHTLTFTSGQKFDYVIWNEKGEKVRQYSTNKMFTAVMSNLVLKQGQEETFTAPLEGLPAGTYKVKFWLTAQGADISQTITFHVSAQK; encoded by the coding sequence ATGATGAAACGGAAACATACACGGACACTGCTGGCCACGCTCGCACTTGCAGCAGTAGCAACGGGCGTGGTGCAGGCAGCTCCTGCTTTGACACAAATCTGGGTCGATACGAATCCCGTAACCATTCAGGTTGGAAATGGCCCGAACGCAGAAAAGCATACAGGTACATTCAACAACGGAGAGCAAAAAGTGCCGCTGTCATTGCTGCATAACGGTACAACATACGTGCCGCTTCGTTTTGTAGGAAATGTGTTGCATAAAGAGGTAAAATGGGACGCGAATGGGAGAATCATTACGATTTCCGATGGAGGGCAGGGTGGTATTGTGGCTGGACAATTGGAATCGGTTCTGGGATACGATGGCGCAGACTCGCTTGTCTTCTCTGTGAAAAATCAAACAGAACGTGAGCATACGCTCACATTTACAAGTGGGCAGAAATTCGATTATGTAATTTGGAACGAGAAGGGCGAGAAGGTACGTCAGTACTCAACGAACAAAATGTTTACCGCTGTAATGTCTAACCTTGTGTTGAAACAAGGACAGGAGGAAACATTTACAGCGCCGCTTGAAGGACTGCCGGCCGGTACGTATAAAGTGAAATTCTGGCTGACAGCGCAAGGAGCGGATATCAGTCAGACGATTACATTCCATGTTTCGGCACAGAAATAG
- a CDS encoding magnesium transporter CorA family protein has translation MIKTYFYNHSQQEMYHDVDLNKIDEFLHSNEDLLWIDLFNTSNQELHYIANLFNFHPLAIEDCLQHSPRAKVDNYEDYHFFVFHALRYHEESDTEITTIELNVFMGPNYIVTIHKRPMHSIGRIAATSLKSKEYMNRGSDYLLYSIIDGITDEYFPILDRISIRIDEIEDEMYEHKMEVVTEEFLALKRTLILIRRMILPQKRVFANVNSQWLFPIQEDNVPFYIDLKDHLERIADSTETFKELVNSALDTYYSIVSAKTTENLNILTMISTIMLPLTFITGFFGMNVPLPFQQSWYMTLFICLVLSGLSWWMWWYLRRKFM, from the coding sequence GTGATCAAAACGTATTTCTACAATCATTCACAGCAGGAGATGTACCATGATGTGGATTTGAACAAAATTGACGAATTCCTCCACTCTAATGAAGATTTGCTTTGGATTGACCTGTTCAACACGAGCAATCAGGAGTTGCATTACATCGCCAATCTGTTCAACTTCCACCCACTCGCTATCGAAGACTGTCTTCAGCACAGTCCGCGTGCCAAAGTGGATAACTATGAAGATTACCATTTCTTCGTGTTCCATGCCTTGCGCTATCATGAAGAAAGTGACACCGAGATTACGACGATTGAACTCAATGTGTTCATGGGGCCGAATTATATTGTTACGATCCATAAACGCCCGATGCATTCGATTGGACGAATTGCGGCTACATCCCTCAAAAGCAAGGAATACATGAACCGTGGCTCTGATTACTTGCTGTATTCTATTATTGACGGGATTACCGATGAATATTTTCCGATTCTTGACCGCATCAGCATTCGTATTGATGAGATCGAGGACGAGATGTATGAACATAAAATGGAAGTCGTCACCGAGGAGTTCCTTGCACTGAAGCGGACTTTGATTCTAATCCGGCGTATGATCCTGCCGCAGAAAAGGGTATTCGCCAATGTAAACAGTCAATGGCTGTTCCCGATTCAAGAAGACAACGTTCCATTCTATATTGACTTAAAAGATCACCTTGAACGCATTGCGGATTCGACAGAGACATTTAAGGAGCTCGTGAACAGTGCCCTTGATACGTATTATTCGATCGTGAGCGCCAAAACAACCGAGAATCTGAACATCCTGACGATGATTTCTACCATTATGCTTCCACTTACGTTTATCACTGGCTTCTTCGGTATGAATGTGCCACTACCGTTCCAGCAATCGTGGTATATGACGCTATTTATTTGCCTGGTCTTATCCGGGCTATCGTGGTGGATGTGGTGGTATTTGCGCCGCAAGTTTATGTAA
- a CDS encoding DUF92 domain-containing protein has translation MEERFLFGLVGSVLIAGIAYKKRSLSVSGGIAAIVLGTALYALGDIRWYGLLLAFFISSSWLSHRKKQEKREVEELFSKTGVRDWLQVAANGGLGLVAVLGAFISGRDDVWFAFYIGALAAAASDTWATEIGVLSSKPPRHILTGKIVTPGTSGGISRLGLGASLAGGAFIGVTALLLTIASDGKINLTYIWLGAAGGLFGSLADSILGATWQRTYKCEVCRKETERDFHCGTQTHPLKGYAWCTNDVVNIVGTVVGGVVAVLIHVLAVLTSHVFL, from the coding sequence ATGGAAGAAAGGTTTTTATTTGGACTGGTTGGAAGCGTACTCATTGCTGGGATAGCTTATAAGAAGCGATCACTGTCTGTAAGCGGGGGGATCGCTGCCATTGTGCTTGGTACAGCACTATATGCGCTCGGAGATATAAGATGGTATGGACTTTTGCTTGCATTTTTTATTTCGTCGAGCTGGCTATCACATCGCAAAAAGCAAGAGAAGCGGGAAGTAGAGGAGTTATTTTCCAAAACAGGGGTGCGCGACTGGTTGCAGGTAGCAGCAAACGGCGGACTTGGTCTGGTCGCGGTGCTTGGTGCGTTTATAAGTGGACGGGATGATGTATGGTTTGCCTTCTATATCGGAGCGCTTGCGGCAGCAGCAAGCGATACGTGGGCGACGGAGATTGGTGTGCTCTCGAGCAAGCCACCCCGCCATATTTTGACCGGGAAAATCGTGACACCAGGTACATCGGGAGGCATTAGTCGACTTGGCCTTGGAGCATCACTTGCGGGCGGCGCCTTTATCGGTGTAACAGCACTTCTGCTGACCATAGCGTCCGATGGAAAGATCAATCTTACGTACATATGGCTTGGTGCCGCAGGTGGCCTTTTCGGAAGTCTAGCAGACAGCATACTTGGAGCGACCTGGCAGCGCACCTATAAGTGTGAGGTATGCCGCAAAGAAACAGAACGAGATTTCCACTGCGGCACACAGACACATCCACTCAAAGGATACGCCTGGTGCACGAATGATGTGGTCAATATCGTGGGGACTGTCGTAGGGGGAGTAGTGGCAGTACTTATTCACGTACTTGCAGTTTTGACATCGCATGTTTTTTTGTAA
- a CDS encoding inorganic diphosphatase → MAFENKVVDVFVEIPAGSQNKYEFDKELGAFRLDRVLFSPMHYPTEYGYLENTLALDGDPLDALVLTTFPTFPGCVISTRIIGVLVMSDDKGQDEKLLGVPVDDPRWKDVKSLEDIPAHITKEISYFFERYKDLENKETKIEGWEGAEKAAQLIDECKARYAETK, encoded by the coding sequence ATGGCATTTGAAAACAAAGTAGTTGACGTATTTGTAGAAATCCCAGCCGGCAGCCAAAACAAGTATGAATTCGACAAGGAGCTTGGCGCATTCCGTTTAGACCGCGTTCTGTTCTCTCCAATGCATTATCCAACTGAATACGGATATCTGGAGAACACTCTCGCACTTGATGGCGACCCGCTTGATGCACTCGTACTCACAACATTCCCGACATTCCCAGGCTGCGTGATCTCTACTCGCATCATTGGCGTGCTTGTAATGTCTGATGACAAAGGTCAAGATGAGAAACTTCTCGGTGTACCAGTTGACGACCCACGCTGGAAAGATGTGAAGTCTCTTGAGGATATCCCAGCTCACATCACAAAAGAAATTTCTTACTTCTTCGAGCGTTACAAAGACCTTGAGAACAAAGAAACAAAAATCGAAGGCTGGGAAGGCGCTGAAAAAGCTGCTCAGCTTATCGATGAGTGCAAAGCTCGCTACGCAGAAACGAAATAA
- a CDS encoding DUF1284 domain-containing protein: MKIANLRGHHLLCVHGFQGMGYSPSFVANMKTIVQDIRDPACDVWLEVRMEFDDVCMACPHKGHTVCQAGEGSDPHVRAMDGRVIRHLRIERGGTYRKEWLMNRIARMVEPDDLDELCAGCSWLAQGVCKEGIRKLKARYMAGECV; encoded by the coding sequence ATGAAGATTGCGAATTTGCGTGGACATCATCTGCTGTGTGTGCACGGCTTTCAAGGGATGGGGTATAGTCCATCTTTTGTCGCGAATATGAAAACGATTGTGCAAGACATCCGGGACCCTGCTTGCGATGTTTGGCTTGAAGTTCGTATGGAATTCGATGATGTATGCATGGCCTGTCCACATAAAGGTCATACTGTGTGCCAGGCAGGAGAAGGGTCGGACCCTCATGTGCGAGCGATGGATGGTCGGGTGATTCGTCACTTGCGGATTGAGCGGGGCGGTACGTATCGCAAGGAATGGTTGATGAATCGTATTGCACGTATGGTTGAGCCGGATGATCTTGATGAGCTGTGCGCAGGGTGCTCCTGGCTTGCACAGGGAGTGTGCAAAGAAGGGATCAGGAAGCTGAAGGCACGGTATATGGCGGGTGAATGTGTGTAG